A single genomic interval of Rhododendron vialii isolate Sample 1 chromosome 3a, ASM3025357v1 harbors:
- the LOC131320621 gene encoding WEB family protein At2g38370-like, with protein MAETPETAPAKEITSSETKKIVNPRAEIDTSPPFGSVKEAVTRFGGSGSWIPHHLLRLAAHHGFEEYDLDKVEAQAAALEKDLLAKERETLGVLRELEATKKFVEGLKLKLVKEVSECMASPELSPLGTLSACPAPSPGLILMELNQAKLNLCKSTNNLAAIQASVDSLNKKMTKEKTPMELNLPKREIPNPVLGEKINSERAKLQLATQVESKGDPRNSPNISRQLQQFNFEADQFKKIAAAAKYEVMKAMSEIEQTKTSINMVEMRLIAARKMEEAARAVEAVASAEMKTRSNSAIEGVTLSFEEYCSLTQKAQKAEELSKKRARDAMCRINESNASELAILNKPEEKSQEEAMGKVEVAERRKFTADEAFFRGRMERDEMRQLEQNPTFKFKNSYPSYGHRDSPLIDEDESNMIKEKTVPVLRSTISIGDILSRKLILQDDFVVGNHVEGRTGRQQVSLSQMLREQSGLIFEPKKAVKEGFVHKQFFTQRKKFGFIDISLPLTKQSKKKAQAGNPR; from the exons ATGGCCGAAACCCCAGAAACGGCGCCGGCGAAGGAAATCACTAGCTCCGAGACCAAGAAGATCGTCAATCCCAGGGCGGAAATCGACACGTCACCCCCGTTCGGGTCTGTTAAAGAGGCCGTGACCCGTTTTGGCGGCAGCGGGTCTTGGATCCCCCATCACCTCCTCCGACTTGCTGCTCAT CATGGCTTTGAGGAGTACGATTTAGACAAAGTGGAGGCACAAGCGGCAGCGTTGGAGAAGGATCTTCTTGCGAAAGAAAGGGAAACACTCGGGGTTTTAAGAGAACTCgaagcaacaaaaaaatttgtagaagGGTTAAAGCTGAAGCTAGTGAAAGAAGTGTCTGAGTGCATGGCTTCCCCCGAGTTAAGCCCATTGGGAACTTTGAGCGCGTGTCCTGCTCCATCTCCAGGCTTAATCCTAATGGAGCTGAATCAAGCAAAACTCAACCTGTGTAAAAGTACAAATAATCTCGCAGCAATTCAAGCTTCTGTTGATTCTTTGaataagaaaatgacaaaagagaAAACACCCATGGAACTAAATCTCCCAAAGAGGGAAATACCGAATCCTGTACTGGGAGAAAAGATTAACAGCGAAAGAGCAAAGCTGCAGTTAGCAACCCAGGTAGAAAGCAAAGGTGATCCTAGGAATTCGCCAAATATTTCGAGGCAGTTGCAACAGTTTAATTTTGAGGCAGATCAGTTCAAGAAAATAGCAGCAGCTGCTAAGTATGAGGTGATGAAGGCAATGTCAGAGATTGAGCAAACGAAGACAAGTATCAATATGGTTGAAATGAGGTTGATTGCAGCCAGAAAGATGGAGGAGGCCGCTAGAGCGGTTGAAGCTGTTGCTTCTGCTGAGATGAAGACTCGATCGAATAGTGCTATTGAGGGAGTAACTCTTTCATTTGAAGAGTATTGCTCCCTAACccaaaaagctcaaaaagctGAGGAGTTGTCTAAGAAGAGAGCTAGGGATGCCATGTGTCGTATTAACGAGTCGAATGCATCCGAATTGGCTATTCTAAATAAGCCAGAGGAAAAGTCCCAAGAAGAAGCTATGGGTAAAGTAGAGGTTGCAGAGAGAAGAAAATTTACTGCAGATGAGGCATTTTTCCGAGGGAGAATGGAACGTGATGAAATGAGACAGTTGGAACAGAACCCTACATTCAAATTCAAGAATTCCTATCCGTCTTATGGTCATCGTGATTCCCCACTGATTGATGAAGATGAATCCAacatgataaaagaaaaaacagtgcCTGTGTTAAGGTCAACGATTTCGATTGGGGATATACTGAGCAGGAAGTTGATTTTGCAAGATGATTTTGTCGTGGGAAATCACGTGGAAGGCCGCACTGGAAGGCAGCAGGTGTCTTTGAGTCAAATGCTTCGCGAACAGAGCGGGCTTATCTTTGAACCTAAGAAGGCAGTAAAAGAGGGGTTTGTTCACAAGCAGTTCTTTACACAGAGGAAGAAGTTTGGATTCATCGATATATCACTCCCATTGACAAAGCAAAGTAAGAAAAAGGCGCAGGCTGGGAATCCGAGGTGA